One part of the Lotus japonicus ecotype B-129 chromosome 2, LjGifu_v1.2 genome encodes these proteins:
- the LOC130740533 gene encoding dof zinc finger protein DOF3.6-like yields the protein MVFSSIPVYVDPPNWHQQQPNHQHQHQHQHHHQLNGSDNTHLLPPLPPLAAEMAGGGGSMGSIRPGSMADRARLAKIPPPEPALKCPRCNSTNTKFCYFNNYSLSQPRHFCKACRRYWTSGGALRNVPVGGGCRRNKKSKRSRSKSPSSSEKQTPSSSANNNNSIPSTHEMLGQLPPQPPTLPFMASLQNLSRYGVGNMGLRMGENIHQGQNDHMGFQIGGVGNSVSGGGVEQWRLQQFPFLNGFESTTSPGSNYPFQSEGNIDGASDFVGDLASSSRVTQVPPVKMEDNGGLNLSRSSLNNVSENNQYFSWTDMSGLASSSTTSHLL from the exons ATGGTTTTCTCTTCTATTCCAGTCTATGTAGATCCTCCCAATTGGCACCAG CAACAACCAAATCATCAGCATCAGCATCAGCATcaacatcatcaccaactaAATGGCAGTGACAACACTCACCTGCTTCCACCTCTGCCCCCTCTGGCGGCAGAGAtggctggtggtggtggttctatGGGCTCGATCAGGCCAGGTTCCATGGCTGATCGAGCTCGGTTAGCTAAGATTCCACCACCTGAACCAGCTCTCAAGTGTCCTCGTTGTAATTCCACCAACACCAAGTTTTGCTACTTCAACAACTACAGCCTCTCTCAACCTCGCCACTTTTGCAAGGCTTGTAGGCGTTACTGGACAAGTGGGGGTGCTCTCAGAAACGTTCCTGTAGGTGGAGGGTGCCGCCGGAACAAGAAGAGCAAGAGAAGCCGCTCCAAATCTCCTTCAAGTTCTGAGAAACAAACACCATCGTCAAGTGCAAACAACAACAATAGCATCCCCTCCACACATGAGATGCTTGGTCAgttgccaccacaaccacctacTCTACCCTTCATGGCTTCTCTGCAGAATCTTAGCCGGTATGGTGTTGGAAACATGGGTCTCAGAATGGGTGAGAATATTCATCAAGGACAGAATGATCACATGGGGTTTCAAATTGGTGGTGTTGGTAACTCAGTTTCTGGCGGTGGAGTGGAACAGTGGCGGTTGCAGCAGTTTCCTTTCTTGAATGGTTTTGAATCAACTACTTCACCTGGTTCTAATTATCCTTTTCAAAGTGAAGGTAATATTGATGGAGCTTCTGATTTTGTTGGAGATTTAGCTTCAAGTTCTAGGGTTACTCAGGTTCCACCTGTTAAAATGGAAGATAATGGAGGTCTCAATTTGTCAAGATCATCTCTGAATAATGTCTCAGAAAATAACCAGTACTTTTCATGGACTGATATGTCAGGTCTTGCCTCTTCTTCCACTACTAGTCATCTCTTATAA